Proteins encoded within one genomic window of Chthonomonas sp.:
- a CDS encoding GAF domain-containing protein gives MGSLRSLTELSLQVNREPSTHEALQLLCAGAVALTRSRNVLLARMNDELGAMILTHGAGKDISDEILGKLIKLGAKQGGGIVGYVAAKGASYVAANVDEEPLYQDLFSSSKSEVAIPIQDRFGRIRAVLNVESDQPDWYGEEEVDIAEGVAALAGHVIARAALRDQTDALIEISTAVEQATTEDELLEQLLRIADDKLRFTSCAIFLRSAADGSFVLRAATGILADRVGLVGYEPGDGLTGWVAREATPLRLNQPQTDPRWRGRLLEIPGEQIASYLAVPVISRGDCIGVVRVIRRASENPYHDNRFTEDDQRILGAIAEEVAYGLEGIRAMRRIISIERMAAWGELSAKSSHMIGNRVFAIQGDANEIGHLLGEPELDRKALQDVHGSLRVQISRLEEILQEFRDFVSATQLSKAPADFNAIVREAVEEVFPRRTPVRLVFRLTADLPQVVLDAAKFRRAVSEIVENSLNFVEEGELTVTTDWANAEVVAQARLDRSRKYVEVVIEDQGPGIEFERKNLIFTPFYSSRVKGMGLGLSIVKGILEAHGGQVIESGVQGKGARFVMLVPCQARP, from the coding sequence ATGGGGTCGCTCCGAAGTCTGACCGAACTGTCTTTGCAGGTGAACCGAGAACCGAGCACGCACGAGGCGCTGCAGTTGCTGTGCGCGGGGGCGGTTGCGCTCACTCGTTCGCGCAACGTTCTACTCGCGCGCATGAACGATGAGCTCGGCGCGATGATCCTAACTCACGGCGCGGGGAAGGACATCAGCGATGAGATTCTGGGCAAGCTCATCAAGCTGGGAGCGAAGCAGGGGGGCGGCATCGTGGGCTATGTCGCGGCGAAAGGGGCGAGCTACGTCGCCGCCAACGTCGATGAGGAGCCGCTGTATCAGGACCTCTTCAGCAGCAGCAAAAGTGAGGTCGCGATTCCCATTCAAGATCGATTTGGCCGCATTCGCGCGGTTTTGAATGTCGAAAGCGACCAGCCTGATTGGTACGGCGAAGAGGAGGTCGACATCGCCGAAGGGGTCGCTGCGCTGGCGGGACACGTCATTGCGCGTGCAGCGCTCCGGGATCAGACGGACGCCTTGATCGAGATCAGCACGGCAGTCGAGCAGGCGACGACCGAAGACGAGCTCCTGGAGCAGCTCCTCCGAATTGCGGATGACAAGCTGCGTTTCACTTCCTGCGCAATCTTCTTGCGCTCGGCGGCGGACGGCAGTTTTGTCCTGCGGGCGGCGACCGGCATCTTAGCGGATCGAGTGGGACTGGTCGGATACGAACCAGGGGACGGCTTGACGGGTTGGGTTGCTCGCGAGGCGACACCGCTCCGGCTGAATCAGCCGCAGACGGATCCGCGCTGGCGCGGCAGACTCCTGGAAATCCCCGGCGAGCAGATCGCGAGCTATCTCGCCGTTCCAGTTATCTCGCGCGGCGACTGCATTGGGGTTGTCCGGGTCATCCGCCGCGCGAGCGAGAACCCTTATCACGACAACCGGTTCACCGAAGACGATCAGCGGATTCTGGGCGCGATCGCCGAAGAGGTCGCGTATGGACTGGAAGGAATCCGGGCAATGCGGCGAATCATCAGCATCGAGCGCATGGCCGCCTGGGGCGAGCTCTCCGCAAAGAGTAGCCACATGATCGGCAATCGCGTATTTGCGATCCAGGGTGATGCCAATGAGATCGGCCATCTCTTGGGTGAACCCGAGCTGGACCGCAAAGCGCTGCAAGATGTCCACGGGAGCCTTCGCGTGCAGATCTCGCGGCTCGAAGAGATTCTTCAGGAATTCCGAGATTTCGTTTCGGCGACACAACTGAGCAAGGCACCAGCCGACTTCAATGCGATTGTTAGGGAAGCGGTCGAAGAAGTGTTTCCTCGCCGAACGCCGGTTCGGCTCGTGTTCCGGCTGACGGCGGACTTGCCTCAGGTGGTGCTCGACGCCGCAAAGTTCCGGCGTGCGGTCAGCGAGATCGTCGAGAATTCTCTGAACTTCGTCGAGGAAGGGGAGTTGACGGTGACGACTGACTGGGCCAATGCGGAGGTCGTCGCCCAGGCGCGTCTCGATCGTAGCCGTAAGTACGTTGAAGTCGTCATTGAAGACCAGGGGCCAGGCATCGAATTCGAGCGCAAGAATTTGATCTTCACGCCGTTTTACAGCTCACGCGTGAAGGGGATGGGCCTGGGACTAAGCATCGTGAAAGGTATCCTGGAGGCACACGGCGGCCAGGTCATCGAATCTGGGGTCCAAGGAAAAGGCGCACGCTTTGTGATGCTCGTGCCGTGTCAAGCCCGTCCGTAA
- the dnaB gene encoding replicative DNA helicase, whose translation MAAVTRFDDYVPPHSLEAEMCALGAMLLNEKACDDVIGMLKDGDFYSPAHREIFKSIYQLASHSRAVDLVTVKNELQERGLLPNVGGTDYLIQIAESVPSASNAEHYAGIVLDKATLRRLEDAGHQIVQLTHDGEATANEKVDQAEGLIFQVGRQRLGKELQPIRSVAKDFFIQIDEFFETGQAVLGHPSGFFDLDKMTGGFYGGDFTVLAARPSMGKTSLALNFALNVARENKGNVAIFSIEMGAQQLVRRMLSMISRVSMGVLKRDRLPDETYQKLADACESLYTLPIFIDDSSEISPMEMRGKCRRLKQDGGLAMVVVDYLQLMRSSRRAENRVQEVSEIARGLKALAKELEVPVVALSQLSRGVEAREDKRPMLSDIRESGSIEAEADLVMFIYRDSYYKAKEEGAEENFDADRVEESEVIIAKHRNGPTGKVVLGFQPSYARFVNLRKD comes from the coding sequence ATGGCCGCAGTGACCCGCTTTGACGACTATGTCCCGCCCCACAGCCTTGAGGCGGAGATGTGCGCGCTGGGTGCCATGCTCCTCAATGAGAAGGCGTGCGACGACGTCATTGGCATGCTCAAGGACGGTGATTTCTACTCGCCCGCGCATCGCGAGATCTTCAAGTCCATCTATCAACTCGCCTCACACTCTCGGGCGGTTGACCTCGTCACGGTCAAGAACGAGCTCCAAGAACGTGGCCTGCTTCCCAATGTAGGTGGAACGGACTATCTTATTCAGATCGCCGAGAGCGTCCCGAGCGCGAGCAACGCCGAGCATTACGCGGGAATCGTCCTGGACAAAGCGACGCTGCGAAGATTGGAGGATGCGGGCCACCAAATCGTTCAGCTCACTCATGACGGCGAGGCGACGGCGAACGAGAAGGTAGACCAAGCCGAGGGGCTCATTTTCCAAGTCGGACGTCAACGCCTCGGCAAGGAGCTCCAGCCGATCCGATCGGTCGCGAAGGACTTCTTCATCCAGATCGATGAGTTCTTTGAGACCGGCCAGGCAGTGCTGGGTCACCCGAGCGGGTTCTTCGACCTGGACAAGATGACCGGCGGCTTTTACGGGGGAGACTTTACCGTGCTGGCCGCGCGCCCCTCGATGGGAAAGACGTCGCTTGCGCTCAACTTTGCGCTCAATGTTGCCCGCGAGAACAAGGGGAACGTGGCGATCTTCTCGATCGAAATGGGTGCTCAACAGTTGGTGCGCCGAATGCTCTCGATGATCAGCCGCGTCAGTATGGGAGTCTTGAAGCGGGATCGGCTACCCGACGAGACCTACCAGAAGCTTGCCGACGCGTGTGAGTCGCTGTATACGTTGCCGATCTTCATCGACGACTCCAGCGAAATCTCGCCGATGGAGATGCGTGGGAAGTGTCGCCGGTTGAAGCAGGATGGCGGTTTGGCGATGGTCGTGGTGGACTATTTGCAGCTCATGCGTTCCAGCCGTCGGGCGGAGAACCGCGTGCAAGAGGTGAGTGAGATCGCGCGCGGGCTCAAAGCGCTTGCGAAGGAGCTTGAGGTTCCGGTGGTCGCGCTCAGTCAGCTTAGCCGCGGTGTTGAAGCTCGCGAGGACAAGCGACCGATGCTCAGCGACATCCGCGAGTCGGGATCGATCGAAGCAGAAGCCGACCTCGTCATGTTTATCTACCGCGACTCTTACTACAAGGCCAAGGAAGAGGGCGCGGAGGAGAATTTTGATGCCGACCGTGTCGAAGAATCTGAAGTCATCATCGCCAAGCACCGCAACGGCCCGACCGGCAAAGTCGTGCTTGGGTTCCAGCCCAGCTATGCCCGGTTCGTAAACCTCCGCAAGGACTAA
- the murB gene encoding UDP-N-acetylmuramate dehydrogenase, producing MLDIRENVSLHSCTTLRAGGRAAKFARAFSLADLADMAIWAQSHDLEVTTLGWGSNVLPSDAGVPGFVLQNSTSNIELTPAGDVQCDSGVGFQELFLKTAQAGLKGLEYAVGIPGTVGGALVSNAGAYRSNISEFLTGIEIVFEGVQQWVDPSWMEFSYRDSRLRRPDPVRCTLLQIRMKLEPGDPKAIYDEARDYQRQRIGKQPPPASAGSFFKNVHDAALAERLETLPPNLKKIGLVPAGYLIQEAKLAGHRLGGAMFATRHANFMLNVAGATASDIRSLASLARKRVFEEYGAELEEEVLYLGDWSGWEPVLG from the coding sequence ATGCTCGACATCCGGGAGAACGTCTCCCTCCACTCGTGCACGACGCTGCGCGCCGGTGGCCGGGCAGCGAAGTTCGCTCGTGCTTTTAGCCTCGCGGACTTGGCCGACATGGCGATCTGGGCGCAGTCGCACGATCTCGAAGTGACGACGTTGGGTTGGGGGAGTAACGTGCTACCGAGCGATGCAGGCGTCCCGGGTTTCGTTCTTCAGAATTCGACCTCAAACATTGAGCTGACTCCGGCTGGCGACGTCCAGTGCGACTCGGGAGTTGGGTTCCAGGAACTGTTCCTCAAGACGGCGCAGGCTGGTCTGAAGGGACTCGAGTACGCGGTGGGAATCCCAGGGACAGTCGGCGGCGCGCTGGTGAGCAATGCGGGAGCGTATCGAAGCAACATCAGCGAGTTTTTGACCGGGATCGAGATCGTATTCGAGGGGGTGCAGCAGTGGGTTGATCCGTCGTGGATGGAGTTCAGTTACCGGGACTCGAGATTGCGACGCCCGGACCCCGTGCGTTGCACGTTGCTCCAGATCCGGATGAAGCTTGAGCCCGGCGATCCGAAGGCGATCTACGATGAGGCCCGCGATTACCAGCGCCAGCGGATCGGCAAGCAGCCGCCACCAGCCAGCGCCGGGAGCTTCTTCAAGAACGTTCACGATGCAGCGCTTGCCGAGCGTTTGGAGACGCTCCCGCCCAACTTAAAGAAGATTGGGTTGGTGCCTGCAGGCTATCTGATCCAGGAAGCAAAGCTCGCGGGCCACCGACTCGGCGGCGCGATGTTCGCCACCCGACATGCGAACTTCATGCTAAACGTCGCGGGGGCGACCGCCTCGGACATTCGGAGTCTAGCATCGCTGGCTCGTAAGCGTGTGTTCGAGGAGTACGGTGCCGAGCTTGAGGAAGAGGTCTTGTACTTGGGAGACTGGTCGGGTTGGGAGCCGGTGCTCGGGTAG
- the tsaB gene encoding tRNA (adenosine(37)-N6)-threonylcarbamoyltransferase complex dimerization subunit type 1 TsaB, whose product MILAISTSSPVASLALFSPDGQCLAAAHRHAPRSAGAALMEMMPSVCPTLEGVEGFIADTGPGSFTGVRVGVMMAKTWGVLRGVQVAGVPSYRLVSAQRAVVLPNKRGEWFSVLPGQQPLFVTEFPDGAVGYGPEVAEPTYPLAERCGEVWSELEWTDPMVLVPKYLVAPSISLPKSAFGAPPA is encoded by the coding sequence TTGATTCTTGCGATCAGTACTTCCTCTCCAGTCGCAAGCCTCGCCCTGTTCTCGCCCGATGGCCAGTGTCTGGCCGCTGCGCATCGGCACGCACCCCGATCCGCCGGCGCAGCCCTCATGGAAATGATGCCGTCGGTCTGCCCGACGCTGGAGGGTGTAGAGGGCTTCATTGCGGATACGGGGCCAGGCAGTTTTACTGGGGTTCGTGTCGGCGTGATGATGGCGAAGACGTGGGGCGTTCTGCGGGGAGTACAAGTGGCGGGAGTTCCCAGCTACCGGTTGGTGTCGGCCCAACGGGCTGTCGTCTTGCCGAATAAGCGCGGAGAGTGGTTCTCGGTGCTGCCCGGCCAGCAACCGCTGTTCGTCACGGAGTTTCCGGATGGAGCGGTGGGGTACGGACCCGAGGTGGCAGAGCCGACGTATCCTTTGGCGGAGCGGTGTGGGGAAGTGTGGTCCGAGCTTGAGTGGACCGACCCGATGGTGTTGGTGCCGAAGTACTTGGTCGCTCCGAGCATCTCCCTGCCTAAGAGTGCGTTCGGGGCGCCCCCCGCGTGA
- a CDS encoding peroxiredoxin encodes MNTVVALTVGQKFPEFSLLDQDGNTVGPADLAGAPAIIYFYPKDDTSGCTAEACDFRDSLPRFQGARVIGVSPDSVRSHKKFAEKYALPFTLLADPEHALLQAAGVWVEKSMYGRKYMGVERTTVLVDANGTVVRVWSKVKVPGHATEVQEAVASLG; translated from the coding sequence ATGAACACCGTCGTTGCGCTCACCGTTGGACAAAAGTTTCCCGAATTTTCGCTGCTAGACCAAGACGGAAACACCGTAGGCCCAGCCGATCTCGCCGGCGCACCTGCAATCATCTACTTCTATCCCAAGGACGACACCTCGGGCTGCACTGCCGAGGCTTGCGACTTCCGTGATTCGCTCCCTCGATTCCAAGGCGCGCGAGTCATCGGGGTATCCCCGGACTCCGTCCGCTCACACAAGAAGTTCGCCGAGAAGTACGCGCTCCCCTTCACGCTCCTGGCCGATCCGGAGCACGCCCTGCTGCAAGCCGCTGGCGTTTGGGTCGAAAAGTCGATGTACGGACGCAAGTACATGGGTGTCGAGCGCACGACCGTGTTGGTGGATGCCAATGGCACAGTGGTGAGAGTCTGGAGCAAGGTGAAAGTGCCCGGCCACGCGACCGAGGTTCAGGAAGCTGTCGCTTCGTTGGGCTGA
- a CDS encoding SIS domain-containing protein: MNGTLMESEIYQQPEQLAHNAAAYFDSVREGLKGHDYQMVLLAARGSSDNAALYARYLIEIHLRIPVSLAAPSVITKFGSDMRFPKCLAVGISQSGAAPDVAEVLNFMRASGHGTLAITNTPGSRLTEEAEHTILLNVDAEKSVAATKTYTASLLALYQAVRALGANLPDPAGHLPDASWLQRTRDEAEEAFGILNRQTVRFSLGRGFSFATCCESALKLMECALLPCKAYSTADFQHGPKALAGPESTAIVYGEAPSGLTDFGCVPIYAPQSDRAELAPLSDVLFGQWLALFTARSRNLDPDTPRNLSKVTLTL; this comes from the coding sequence ATGAACGGCACCCTCATGGAATCGGAAATTTACCAGCAACCAGAGCAACTGGCGCACAATGCTGCCGCGTACTTCGATAGCGTCCGCGAGGGGCTCAAGGGTCATGACTACCAGATGGTGCTGCTCGCCGCGCGCGGTTCGAGCGACAATGCCGCCCTGTACGCGCGGTATCTCATCGAAATCCATCTCCGCATCCCGGTTTCGCTCGCCGCTCCGTCGGTCATTACCAAGTTCGGCTCGGACATGCGCTTCCCCAAGTGTCTGGCTGTGGGCATCTCGCAATCGGGTGCGGCTCCGGACGTCGCGGAAGTCCTGAACTTCATGCGTGCGAGCGGACATGGCACACTCGCCATCACCAACACGCCCGGCTCGCGATTGACCGAAGAGGCCGAACACACGATCCTGCTCAACGTAGACGCCGAGAAGAGCGTGGCCGCCACCAAGACTTACACGGCATCGCTGCTCGCGCTTTACCAAGCGGTCCGTGCACTGGGTGCGAATCTGCCCGACCCGGCCGGTCATCTGCCCGACGCCTCCTGGCTGCAACGGACCCGCGACGAGGCCGAGGAGGCGTTCGGCATCCTCAATCGACAGACTGTCCGATTCTCGCTCGGACGGGGATTCAGCTTCGCGACCTGCTGCGAGAGCGCGCTGAAGCTCATGGAATGCGCCCTGCTTCCCTGCAAGGCATACTCCACCGCGGATTTTCAGCACGGCCCCAAGGCGCTCGCTGGACCGGAGAGCACCGCCATTGTCTACGGCGAAGCCCCCAGCGGACTGACTGACTTCGGATGCGTGCCCATCTACGCACCACAGAGCGACCGTGCCGAGCTCGCGCCCCTGTCGGATGTACTCTTTGGACAGTGGCTCGCGCTCTTCACCGCACGCTCACGCAACCTTGATCCGGATACGCCGCGCAACCTCAGCAAAGTGACGCTGACGTTGTAA
- the secD gene encoding protein translocase subunit SecD, with the protein MQSGNKGYLFLVVVLALAALSGWLYKQPAYDYKFGLDIKGGVRLTYKVKELTEDQRRNLPVIMDNLQTIMSGRASASLGVVEGNVQRKGEDEMIVELPNFTDAEMARQTMSSTASIKLYHAKNVVTERIKFRDYVIAGRDDATTDPVQTFSKRNDPQNRILKPGDPEYLNMIKGWTLILEGTDLAKAMVEIGPNNSVTPMFNFSSEGARKLEAWSRQFSGQQENVAFVLDGKVLNIAPVQRDAILSDHAVLTGQFTASYANNLVSLLNAGALPVELEETSSQVVDPTIGKFALSQMITAGIAAFAFTALFLIIYYFFPGFVALIALCLYVLFTITAMKMLNATFSLAAIAGFILSVGMAVDANILVFERVKEEMRDGRSLMTAVELGFKRALPAIIDSNACTILTSLVLMQLGQGPVKGFATTLVIGVAISLFTAVTITRSLLVFFVSSGIVKSEKLFAAERGWFGEKLEATAHEKPLQVVNNSRRYFMISLLTIIPGLIFVFLGGLKPNVEFQGGFEAVYKLQAGATTPEVVKNLETAGFKGSNAKITTDKGEKYVAITVPPSDKLKSNDPGAYNTLAQAAGVVTKLPVTSITSVGPAVQQESIRNAILAVIISSALIVFYLALRFGLSMGGFHNGLKFGMSAILALVHDIFVVLGVAAIMGFFAGWELSALFITSMLTVIGFSVHDTIVIFDRIRENLRKPMKGEDFGNLCNRSITQSIARSINTSMTVIVTLLILVIMGTPTIDLKFFCVVMLTGILSGTYSSIFNAAPILYLWDRRIARTRGEEHSLIAEATAEMNRLRAQAMQTQVASGPSTASGANRGYSQVKRRDSAIDRSKSEIDD; encoded by the coding sequence TTGCAATCAGGAAACAAGGGATATCTTTTTCTAGTCGTCGTTCTTGCGCTCGCTGCGCTCTCGGGTTGGCTGTACAAGCAGCCTGCGTACGACTACAAGTTTGGCCTGGACATCAAGGGCGGCGTCCGCCTGACGTACAAGGTCAAGGAACTCACCGAAGATCAGCGCAGGAACCTGCCCGTGATCATGGACAATCTGCAGACCATCATGAGTGGTCGTGCCTCGGCTTCGCTGGGCGTCGTCGAAGGCAACGTGCAGCGCAAGGGTGAGGACGAGATGATCGTCGAACTCCCGAACTTCACGGACGCTGAGATGGCCCGCCAGACGATGAGCAGCACGGCGAGCATCAAGCTCTACCATGCGAAGAACGTTGTCACGGAGCGAATCAAGTTTCGCGACTACGTGATTGCCGGCCGAGACGACGCGACCACGGACCCTGTCCAGACTTTCTCCAAGCGCAACGATCCACAGAACCGAATCCTGAAGCCGGGCGATCCCGAGTACCTCAACATGATCAAGGGGTGGACCCTGATTTTGGAAGGCACCGACCTCGCCAAGGCGATGGTTGAGATCGGACCAAACAACAGCGTCACACCGATGTTCAACTTCTCATCGGAGGGTGCGCGTAAGCTCGAAGCTTGGAGCCGCCAATTCAGCGGCCAACAGGAAAACGTTGCGTTCGTCTTGGATGGCAAAGTCCTCAATATCGCTCCGGTCCAGCGTGACGCCATCCTATCCGATCACGCAGTGCTTACGGGCCAATTCACCGCGAGCTACGCCAATAACCTGGTATCGCTGCTGAACGCCGGTGCGCTGCCGGTCGAGCTCGAGGAGACTTCGAGCCAGGTCGTGGACCCAACGATCGGCAAGTTCGCGCTGAGCCAAATGATCACTGCCGGTATCGCGGCCTTCGCGTTCACCGCGCTGTTCTTGATCATCTATTACTTCTTCCCAGGGTTCGTCGCCCTCATCGCGCTGTGTCTGTACGTGCTATTCACGATCACGGCGATGAAGATGCTGAACGCGACCTTCTCGCTCGCCGCAATTGCTGGTTTTATTCTGTCCGTCGGCATGGCGGTTGACGCAAACATCCTCGTTTTCGAACGCGTGAAGGAAGAGATGCGCGATGGTCGGTCGCTGATGACCGCGGTCGAGCTCGGATTCAAACGAGCTCTGCCCGCGATCATCGACTCCAACGCTTGTACGATCCTGACCTCGCTCGTTCTCATGCAACTGGGTCAAGGACCCGTCAAGGGATTTGCCACGACGCTCGTCATTGGTGTTGCGATTTCGCTCTTCACCGCCGTGACGATTACACGCTCGTTGCTCGTCTTCTTCGTGAGCTCGGGCATCGTCAAGAGCGAGAAGCTCTTCGCCGCTGAGCGCGGATGGTTCGGCGAGAAGCTGGAGGCGACGGCGCACGAGAAGCCGCTGCAGGTCGTGAACAACTCTCGGCGCTACTTCATGATTTCGCTGCTGACGATCATCCCGGGACTCATCTTTGTGTTCCTGGGCGGTCTCAAGCCGAACGTCGAGTTCCAAGGCGGCTTTGAGGCGGTGTACAAGCTCCAGGCAGGGGCAACGACGCCAGAGGTGGTCAAGAACCTAGAGACGGCGGGATTCAAGGGTAGCAACGCCAAGATTACGACCGACAAGGGCGAGAAGTACGTGGCGATCACCGTGCCGCCAAGCGACAAGCTCAAGTCGAACGACCCGGGCGCGTACAACACGCTCGCACAAGCAGCGGGTGTGGTCACGAAACTCCCGGTCACGAGTATCACCAGCGTCGGCCCCGCCGTACAGCAAGAGTCGATCCGTAACGCGATTCTTGCGGTGATCATCTCGTCGGCGCTCATCGTGTTTTATCTCGCGCTCCGCTTCGGCTTGAGCATGGGCGGATTCCACAACGGACTGAAGTTCGGCATGTCGGCGATCCTGGCCCTCGTTCACGACATCTTCGTCGTGCTCGGCGTGGCGGCCATCATGGGATTCTTTGCCGGGTGGGAATTGAGCGCGCTGTTCATCACCTCGATGCTCACCGTTATCGGGTTCTCCGTACACGATACGATCGTCATCTTCGACCGTATTCGTGAGAATCTTCGCAAGCCGATGAAGGGTGAAGACTTTGGCAACCTGTGCAACCGGTCGATTACCCAGAGCATTGCCCGCTCGATCAATACGTCGATGACCGTTATCGTCACGCTCTTGATCTTGGTCATCATGGGAACGCCCACGATCGACTTGAAGTTCTTCTGCGTGGTGATGCTCACCGGCATCCTCTCGGGAACGTACTCGTCGATCTTCAACGCGGCGCCGATCCTCTACCTTTGGGATCGTCGCATCGCCCGAACTCGCGGGGAAGAGCATTCGCTCATTGCTGAAGCGACCGCGGAGATGAATCGGCTCCGGGCTCAGGCGATGCAGACTCAGGTTGCGAGTGGTCCCTCCAC
- a CDS encoding CBS domain-containing protein: MILQEVLHAHIPVLTQQSTLRDAIDKMDIYQFPALVIVDQGPSPVAVITEGDIARAVQGVGNLTSLAALPAIGYGTANPTTAPIGMEISDALHLMLMSGLTILPVVDGDIFRGVVLRVDLMQAVLLDGNIPEPKS; this comes from the coding sequence ATGATCCTGCAAGAAGTGCTCCATGCCCACATCCCGGTGCTGACTCAGCAGAGCACGTTGCGCGACGCCATCGACAAGATGGACATCTACCAGTTTCCTGCGCTGGTGATTGTCGACCAAGGTCCCTCGCCAGTGGCCGTCATCACCGAAGGCGACATTGCCCGGGCCGTTCAGGGTGTGGGCAACCTCACAAGCCTCGCGGCCCTGCCCGCCATCGGCTACGGAACTGCGAACCCGACCACTGCGCCGATCGGAATGGAGATCTCCGACGCGCTTCACCTCATGCTCATGAGCGGCCTCACCATCCTGCCGGTCGTCGATGGCGATATCTTCCGAGGTGTGGTGCTGCGGGTGGACCTGATGCAGGCCGTGCTGCTGGATGGCAATATCCCCGAGCCCAAGAGCTAA